GGTTCCAATTGGAGGAAACTATAGGCTTTTTGATGTCCCAACAATTGCTGCATAACCATCTTATCAGTTATCATATCATAATTTTAGATTCATTGGAATATTTTAGTTGCCTACTGCTATTAATTGCTAGGACGGTCCTTGCTTTCTCGAATTGTTTGCATACAGGATGCGAAGAAAAAAAACGTTGAGCATCGCGACCAGATGTGGTACATGTTCAACGTAAATGCATTGAGTGGTAATTATTCACAAATCAATGAAAAGTTACACTTAGTATTCGATAATTTGTTGCAATCAGTTTGACAAATAATTCCTTAAATGAATATTTGCTAATATGTAATTTCGGTCTGTAGAAGCTTCTATTGTAATCCGTCTTTCTAAAGTGGACATTCCAATCGTTTAAGAACTTAGATAAGGCACTTACACTTTTACTTGTAGAGATTTGAATAATTTTTGCTGCGAACAGTTTAAGTTGAGTGTACCTTTGTTCTTTAATGCCGTAACGATGGATGTTTTTTACGCAACACATCTAACTTAGCTTGGTGATATTTATATAGCTTAGCTTGGAGATATTGATATAGCCTAGCAAGACAAAGCAGCAAGAACTCTCAAAATGAGATCATTATGTAGTATATTATGTGAATTAGAACCATTTTCTGACATGAAATTTCAGGAAGATTGGTAACATTGAAAGTGACTCTGGATAAATATGTAACAGTATTAGCTTGTCAATGCAAATCTGGTTCAGATCTCTAAACATGAACCTGTGATTGTAGTGGAGCTTTCTTCTACTTCGCGCTCCTTCTGTATGGATTCAAAAGTCACAAATAGGAAGCTCTGCGAGTACATGTTTTCTCGAGATATTCATTGCTATTTATTTCCAAATAACATATTTGCAATTCAGCAGTGGTGTTCCAACAACGTTCCTCATGCCAAAGAGCAGCTTGCACATGTATACAGAGGTAATTTTTCCTTCGGCAGTGGTGTTTCAAAACCTCCTATTCTCGTTGCTTTCTACTCCCGTACTTTGCATTTTCATTTATGAATTTCTATTTTAGGTTTAAGTGGGACTAGTAAGAAGAGTTTGCACTGCCTTACTACTTTTGTGTTCCATCATATGTTAAACCCATGGATAAAAAACAAAATTCTGTTTGGATGGCGAATCTGCATCCACAATACCCAAACGATTATCATATCAGCATCAGTCTCAATTCTCTTTCTGTTTTGGTACCTACTAGTGAACTAATCTGGCCTTTAATTTATTACATTCTGCAGCTTTGCTTCAGCCGGCAATTCTGGAGTTCCATCAACAGAGCCGACTACATGGCACTTCGCTTTGGGTTTCTTACCGTGAGTTTCTTTGGTTTCCTGTATCTCTGTATGTATAACGTGTCCAGAATATTTCTTTATAAAATTCCAGAATATAGTATTTGCACAATGGCTTTGTGAAAGGAAACATTTTAAAAATTTCTTGAAATTCCTAAAAGATATAACATTACTAGTATCTCAGAATTAGCTAAAGCGCAGATTTCCCCATTAGGTATCCACAACAGTTTTAAATTGTGAAGTTTCACTTTTTTAAtacgtgtaggatcagaatctcggaacaataatatcttagtgaaattatcaacaacacaacacaatagtgtcgcagaataatttcagaaatgagataataaacgacgtcagttaaaatcatgagaaagatgtgatggtcctgcgaaaactaGAGAGTTTGcgatattgagatttgtaaggttgcgagaatatcgcaagttaTTTCAGAAAAAAAAGGACAAATTAGTTGCCATCCaccatgtatttccctataaatagttgttcagttgtaaaggaaggagagatcttttttgggtaagaaacaagtaaatgggaaagagaaagtctagagcagaggtcattcttgattcctttatcttttcttgtaagaatgtttaaagattgatcaataaaattaagagtgtaaatctaaaaatgagttgagtaataatgaaatcatatgaggggtgtagtgtaagatttcctgcaactacataatggcgctagaaacaggtacTTCAAGatagaaagttgaagattgttgttgagaatgttcaaatcaagaaagtgattaaataaaagaaagatgattagaattaatgaagatgacaaaagattggagtgtaatatgataacaaaaacgatggttaatgaattccatgaaaacataaaaggaagaatacataaacgaaattttgaaggaaggaaggttatggcggtagaaaagacatcacccttgaaagattggaaaaagcaaaaaattacattcatggcggcagaaataccaaaagaaaatttggaccacacatctccattggttattacagtgcctattgcgcgaaaagaaaaggagacaacaacaaaatccatgtgAGAATGAATGTTGaacataactttaatcgatacaggaagttcagtggatataatatgtTATCATGCATTCCAGGGAATGGAATTTAaaaatgaagaaatgtccaattcaacatattttgttcacgactttgaaaaatccacaacaaaacctaaaggagaaatagtggtacgaatttcacttggagagatcgaaacacacgtaacactgtgcgtggtggatatggaatccccatataatatgttattaggaagaccatggatacatgcgataaaagttgtagtttcaacgttgcatcaatgtattaaattccccaaaccaaatggaataggtgaaatcagaggagatgttgacaatgcgaagttatgtcatcaaattgaagtaaagcgttatgaaggacaagcaaaaaaataagaaatttttcagaaagttggcaaaggaagcaaagaaagaagagaatttagagtatatatgataagggcaaaagaaggcaaaggaatacccagcgaaatttcggaagaaggagaaggacctgtgaaaacaataaaaaaaccaacaccaatgggagaacctaaacccagttacattgccgcagaaccaacaaaagaaataaacgttgggactatagaagaacctctaatattgagaattggaaccaaaatggatgtggaagaagaagaaagaactgttaacctgttgcgagaatataaagatgttttcgcaggaagcatggatgagataccgggaatagatccatcaattgcatgccacaaattggagattagcaaaaatgtgagaccatttaaacagagaataagaaaaattgcaacaacttaccattcccaaatagaagaagaactacagaaaatgcttgatgcgggaatcataagagaagctaaatacccaggatggatagcgaatatggtcattgtcccaaagaaaaacaaaggaatcaggatttgcattgatttcactgatttaaacaaagcttgtccgaaagatagctttccgttaccagatattcctcaaatggtggaatccgcagcgggaaacgatagagtatcgtctttagatgggtacaaatggtataaccaaatccctctcgctgaagaagatcaagaacatactgctttcttcgcccctagaggtttatattgttacacgaagatgccatttggtttgcgaaatgcgggagcgacataccaaagaatggtagagaaggtgttcgcaaaatggatacataaaacattagaagtatacgtggatgacatgttagtaaagagtaaataaGCTAAAGACcgtgtacaagacctgagggatatttttgaacaaatgcggaagtataacattaaattgaatcctgagaagtgtactattagagttgcatcgggaaaaattttaggctacattgtatcaaaggaaggaatacaggttgatccataaaagtgcaagcagttcgtgacatgtcaacaccagcaacaataaaagatgtacagaagttgaatgggcttctagcttcgctggagagattcatttcgcgatcatcagacaaatgcaaatattttttcgatatactcaagaagggtgcgaaatttaaatggactgatgaatgtgaaaaagctttttaAGGGATCAaataacatcttatgaatacaattattttacaaaaggaagaaccagaagaagaattattggtctatcttgcgacgacgtcgcatgcattagactcaggagtggagaaacccatttattacattagcaaaacttttaatactgccgagaagaattactcaaagattgagaagttaatcttagcactagtttatgcatcatttaagcttcgcatatattttcaagcacataagataaaggtattaacaaaaataccaattgaatcagtgatgaagaattataAAAGGTcgggaagagtggagagatggaatgcacaagtaggtcactttgatattaaatatgaaattttgtcttccccAAAATCACaatttgttgcagatttcttggaagaatttcctttagaagaagatgaagcggtaaaagaaatgatggatataaaataataacacggagatccaaaagatttattaacagaaccaaatagatgggagatattggtagatggatcatcaaatggagaaggaaatggagttggaattgttttaatttcgccaaaaggaataaagatggctttatcattcagattggaattcgcatccactaataatgaaacggaatatgaagttgtgatacatgccttaaaattcacaatagaaatgaaactataaaatgtcaggatcactagtgattcgcagctagttattcgtcAAATAAAatgagagtatactacaaatgaaccatctttaaagaagtacaagaagctcgttgaagaattatcaacgaaaatcccaaaaataaaatggaggcatatttcaaggaaagataacagactcgcaaacgcttttgctttcatttcaagcatgatgacagatccaactgtgagatgcataaaaatacaaacacttttgtcaccgtcaatcaataaagaagaagaggaagtggacgtgatgataatagacaatgaagaagaagaacaaacgaaaaatatcgcagactggagaatggaacttcatgcatatttggcgaaaggagaaacgccaagaaatagattggaaacacacaagttaaaaatacgCGCAACGAATtacgaattaagagatgggctgctataccgaaaatcctttaacggaccttcactcagatgtttgacacgagaggaaggagaaaaagtgctaaaatgttacatagtggggatgatgGCAATCATAGcaggggaagatctttggcacatagagaaaaaatgcaaggctattactggccatacatgcacgaagatgcaaaacaaatatcaaggcgctgcgaagattgtcagcgtcatggaaagaaaatacatgcacctagagcaccgttatcatcttcaatcagtgtgtggccttttggaaagtggggcttagatattggaaggacatcacagagcatggtgcgaacaagtacataatgcagtatgggcttataatacaactagaagagaagctactggaatgtcacctttttgtttaacatacggagttgaagcggtgttaccaacagaagttgttattctaacaacaaaaagagaagcttgggagaaaaatcttagtgcaggtttgatcttaaataaacttgatgaattagaagaaagaagagaaaaatctttacaacatatggagaattatcagcgaagattagcccgagaatataataaacgtgtcaaagtacgcgaattccaaccaggatatttagttctgcgagagacaccaatatatcagcgagaaaatggtggaaaattagcgaaaaagtgggatggaccttacatcattaaggagatagttggaacatgagcttatagattaatggatccagaaggtagagatgttggtcatagactagacagaccatggaacagtttgtacttaaaaagatattatccgtaagaagctttgagaagttatggattctgaaagaataattgctagaatactcatatcaaaacaagatcatgatgtgcgaaactttcgcagagataatcacagaacaatgacataaaagaaaggggcgaacctttatggcgtacaccctaattcgcgaataaaatttcgcaagaggcaaacgtaagacctaaagtacatcatattaggtggtacctattgcatggctcagggaaaggctacaccgccaccggaatctGAGTCGttgagatttggggtcaataaagctcatccgggagaggcaccttggattctcagcttaagcatatgacttgggttgggcgactaaggtaataaggactctccgaAGGAGTGCAggtctgatcaaggcgccgaggtacacggttgagtcaagagtgccagggacgtttgaagcgtacctttccattcttgacaagtcttggcttatactgcacacggcccgaagaaaaccccacttagggtgcagtctcgtaaccataagccctataggtaaaagggataagaggttgcgaaaacaacatgttgttgttaagactggatgggaggagctaaccttgtatggtagaagtacgcctcctcgaaggggcaaccagggggaagataagggcggcaccttccattagggagctgataagtgtcttaagacgcaaatgtcatgaggatctattcgcaagagtattaaggcttgtcatatttgtgcaacaatcctgaagaggaaataatacaaaagaaaaagataagacgaggtcaatgggttttcgcatgaaagtgcgaagacgtcctgcgatttcgtcgcaagacggcagtgtcatggggatttattttcgcaagaatatttaggtctgtcatattgtcgcaacattcctgaagaggccataatataaaagaaaaagttaagacaagatcaatgggtttttgcatgaaagtgaaaggacgtcctgcgattttgtcgcaatgacaagaggtggcataatagcacctttaattaggaaggaaaaataagaccacatgataaaacaaaatgcttataagtattcgtaacagattattttttgcaagaaagataatgagaggcaagtatgggaatcaataaacaagaagcattatctttctcatcagcaaaatactaaaaggaaaaattgattccaaagttggttgaagaatattattctcaaaagtgataaaagtaagacaattcaagaagataattcGCCAATTTTCtcaatatcgcaagcctctccttcatttcggttctgatcttcgccttgactagcaccttgattatcgccagcaattacttcttcaggagagatttctttctcattttgattaacaccaacagatgcttccttagaaggaatttcttcttcatcttccaagaaattatcctatgcaccgctttcgtaatcataatcactatcagcaggacgaggaacttcatcatcatctacttccaaaggttcaattgatgtaggagaaagagatttggacaataaaatatcatttacaaggaattcagcccggagatgaacttgacgaagaaatGCTTTCTGATGATtcatatcttgaatatccttaaaataagcaagataatcaagtcttctttctgctcggtcgcgagaaccggtaagggcagagacgagcaatgcattttctttgcgaattttatcatagttagcctccaaaacagaaatggaggaatgaatatttttctcagactctgcgaaaggtagaatacaaaatttcattaagatgaagaactcataaagatatgacaaagaaaagatagttaaggcagtcaaactattatgactaccttccttttgggaaataagatgttgaatcaaggacatacaactattctcccaatggtccattgcttcatcaaatttatctccaattaaacctttaagtcgagactgaagatttttctctttagaaataaaaaaggcatttttcttcgcaagagaagaataagattcttctaatttggaatattgttctttaagttgattcgcctttacacttaaagatattctaccttgaatgagtgtatctctttcagcgatagatgactatgttacttatttaagttcatttctcaaagagcgaagagattgctcttggtcatcacatactttctgaagaatgctaagttgttgcgaagatatcgccatctttttTAAATAAGTTCAcctctcttgagataaggttttattctcatttgataaagtttccatctctaaattatctttagttaaagaataagaaagacgagatacttcattacttaataaatcttgtctctgaactaattgggtattttcattggtaagattatttatatgatcaagggaatatgaatagaggttatctaattggttatattgatccatcaaaatttctttatcaacacgggcttcttcatcggcagattcaaattgatatctctacattattcgtttctggtttaaggcttaacatgcgaaagagggatttcaagaataattaaatatgggaaggataaaaccatcaaaagggaaaattgaagacacggataagaaaatcatacctctcaatacatcattcttcttgcgaagattgtcacgatccaacaaaacattccgaagattttgattttcgagacgaagagcattacattctttttccaaagctgtctgcgaagcaatTCTGTCAGcacctaaatgcttgctcagaatttcgcaaacattagacttgatatgatcaatagaagacttcttgccatcatccaggacttcaaataaaactttgaaagaaatatttattccttccacggtttctttcgaaagaggaagagactccggtagagaactggtagtgataaaaggttgagaaacattctcaataggaagagaagaggttcatagaaggatcaacaagggggtttcaatcattgaaaggtcaactgaagaaatgaagtctgaggcagctttttcgcgaattggagataaaggtttatcttgcgaagatgtcgcaggatatttagaagagatgagtaagtggaatggaacggaagttgggacagttttaaggtggcgagatttcttgagaggtttattgacatccttatcaccctgcgattacaatccagataagaaacagaggcaacaatattgttattagaaaaggataatgtttcttactaccttctcattcgcagactttctttatgcgcaacaaccttatgctgcgatttgggaacattagggttttgaactgtaaatttagtattggaggcgcttttgctgaaataacaagagtatgggaatcacataaacaacatcaaataacgCAATAATAAGATCAGTTTCAGATAAACCcataaataagaaaaaagaaaaccaaccttgatgaatccatggaaaacagtagcaggaagattatttcgaagaaaattacgaacgatgaagatctgcagaagaaatagtatgaagatgaagaataacttaaaaagattgaagaagaaagaagaaaagttgcaataacggaatttgcagaagaacgatgaagttgcagagaaaataaaaagaaagaaaaagagagtgagaaataATATATATAGAGgtaatttttcctcgagaaaataaacacaattaatacggaaagatataagcggttaaaaagcaacggttacaaaagacgtgtcacgaaacagatgaaagaaagaatacgtgtgataaatgcagaatatgaagagaagaacaattgcggcatttctcacatcattatctacttcgcagaaaagatatgagaagaggcaagatgtaggatcagaatctcgcaaaaaTAATATCTTAgctaaat
This is a stretch of genomic DNA from Papaver somniferum cultivar HN1 chromosome 1, ASM357369v1, whole genome shotgun sequence. It encodes these proteins:
- the LOC113337455 gene encoding uncharacterized protein LOC113337455, encoding MWYMFNVNALSVELSSTSRSFCMDSKVTNRKLCEYMFSRDIHCYLFPNNIFAIQQWCSNNVPHAKEQLAHVYRALLQPAILEFHQQSRLHGTSLWVSYRLPTSSFLMPKLSTKASLQRI